The Bacteroidales bacterium sequence AGGCAAGCAAACATGAATAATCGCGTTTCAAAGCCGGTTTGTCATATTTCGTTGGACTTTTCCGCACAGGATAAAGACAAATTATCGAACACATTGATGGCACAAATCGCACGCGATTACATGAGCAGAATGGGTATAGTGGACACACAATACATCATCGGCAGACATTTCGACAAGGAACATCCACACATTCATTTGGTTTATAACCGTGTAGATAACAACGGGAAAACTATTTCCGACAGCAACGACCGTTTCCGCAGTGAGAAAATCTGCAAGGAATTGACCGAAAAATACAGTTTATATTTCTCCACAGGTAAAGAAAATGTGAAAAGACACCGCCTGAAAGAACCCGATAAAACCAAATATGAAATCAATGATTCGTTGGAATCATTAGTCCCGAAGTGCAAAAATTGGGAACAATTGATTTTAGAATTGCAAAAGCAGGGAATAAAAACGGAGTTTAAACACAAAGGTAATTCCGATGAAATTCAAGGTGTACGATTTGGGAAAAATGGATATTTATTCAACGGTTCAAAAATTGACAGGCAATTCAGTTTTTCGAAAATAGATTATCAGTTATCCCAAAATGCAATAAACCAGAACAAAAATCAATC is a genomic window containing:
- a CDS encoding relaxase/mobilization nuclease domain-containing protein, producing MMAKIVKGKDFKGVINYILDKNKGTEIIDYDGLRLRDKDSVIQSFVRQANMNNRVSKPVCHISLDFSAQDKDKLSNTLMAQIARDYMSRMGIVDTQYIIGRHFDKEHPHIHLVYNRVDNNGKTISDSNDRFRSEKICKELTEKYSLYFSTGKENVKRHRLKEPDKTKYEINDSLESLVPKCKNWEQLILELQKQGIKTEFKHKGNSDEIQGVRFGKNGYLFNGSKIDRQFSFSKIDYQLSQNAINQNKNQSQQINSSDNVLNSTIETVGSVLGDLFSPQTENGYDDSLYPHKQRLKKKKRKFGRQL